The following is a genomic window from Anopheles aquasalis chromosome 3, idAnoAquaMG_Q_19, whole genome shotgun sequence.
GCGGTAACATGAATACTTCATTCTTGTTTTCTTTGCCCTCAACCTAGAATGAAATGTTTCTACGGAAAACTAATCACTGTGGAGCAATTTATACGCTGCCGGGTCAAGGGAATTGGATTTTTCATAAGATTGGAATTCGAAACCGAAATTCCCTCGTCGGCGAACCAGCGAAATCGCCATGTGTAACAAAGAAGAATGGAGATTGTGATTTGAAATGGTGTCTTGGAAGATGCGAGAGAGCGCGGACGGTTTCACAGAAATGTATTGATTCGATTACCATATTCTGATGCCAGAGGCTGTCCTTAGAAGAATCTCTTGCAATGTTTGCAATGGATCTTCTACTCTGCAGACACATTCGACAGCCATACCATGGGCCGTGTTTCCATGGCTTGCCTCACTAGCATCAGACATTCCCCTCTTTATCCGAGATAAGTAGCGGTTATCAGCTAAGCAAATAGTCACAGCACCATGTCTGCAGTGGAGTAAAACCCATTGGCTCATTTTTGTGCCGAATGTTTGCCCAAAAAACTGTCTGCCTTACACGATGTAGGGCGTTATCTGAGGACCGAGATTGTAACAGAGAAACACAGATGATTGTAATCACTTACCTTAATGCCTAACCGATCTCTTGCCCTTTGCTGCACGCGCCAATCTGCAACACTGGTGAAGTCAAAACCGGTCCGGTAGTTCGGAACTATCACTGCCTAtgaattgatttatgctacaAAGGGCTCTCAGGGCAGCGTCTCGTTGATCAACTTTCTTGCATCCACCTTCCGAATACCGAGACCGACCATTTGCAGTCACCTTCGCGGTTTAGAAAGCGTTTGGATACAATCTTTGTGACCCTTCTGTCCACACTTTATACCAACTGCCGTTCTTAGTACGGTTGGGTGACGTAAAGTTTAAGATGGAAATCGGCGACCAAAGAATACCGATGACCAAAGAGAACCTCCTTCggcatcatcttcttcacaagcttcatcgccatcagcatcatcaccatcatcgttatcaCATTCACTACGCTCCACTACGCTCGTGTGTTGTTAGTTGTTCTTTTCGCCCCAGCACAGCACGTGGCTTCACTATtcagcacacacaacactgCTCTGCACACTTATCCTAAtctttggtttcatttttgccggagaaaaaaagagatagagagatagagagatagggagaaggaggaagctaAAAGTCATTTACAAACTTTTCCACATGAAAACCTCTAAATCACTGAGTTGGTTCGACCATAATCTTCCTAGAAGTAACTTCGCTGAAAACGGGCTACGTCCCGCACAAATCACTCACTTTTACCGAGGGCAGCGGCAGGAGATAGAAAAGGGTCGGTAGGAATATCAAAcactaacaacaacagcaacaacagaaccgaaccgaagaaaaagCGATCATCGACAGTGGTTGATGGTGTCGTGACGTGCTGCGCGCCTAGAACCAAATCACATTGAACCAGGCAACCCGGGGCCACAGATATCCGCGGTCGCGCTCGGGCTAGAAAACGCGGACGGCCACACGTAGACAACCGAACAACCACCACGCTCACGCCAACCCGCGTCAAACGCTTCGGGGTCCGTTGTCGGGGAAACACGCACCAcctttttgcacttttcaccGCAACCGGAGTCAtaggagggaaaaaaagaactgggaaatcgaaacgaacggTCTAACGAAGACGAACCGTTTGATGTTTCAAGACGAGCTGCTGGACACGGTTGTTTAGACGCGGCTGCGTGACCGGGCATGCGAGATACTCGAGCTGAAAGGTGTGAAGCGGAcagattgtttaaaaaatcgaCCGATTCccgatgcaaaaaaaaccgaaaatacTTTTGAAATACTGCACCTGGACGCTACTCGCGAAGATTTCACAGACGGATTGCGTGTGGAAACCGAGTAGCCGATGTTCCGTGCGCTGTAGTGGTCGTAGTAACCACGAAAGAacgggataaaaaaaaatcctttccacGCGATCTTTGACTGACACAATCTCAGGTTGCGCGCGTGTTCCTGAACAAATACACGTGTTCGCCAGTGCGGACCGCCTCCATATGGTAGCGACATGGCCATGGCGCAGATCAACAGCACTGCAAACGGGCAACCGGCCGCCCGTAACGAACGAACAggccaacggaacgggaaTCGGTTACAAATGTGCCCGGAATGCTAGTGACGCCACCTCAGAGAGTCAGAAACCGGAAcgccacacaaaacaaaacaccgtgGACAAGAACAAACACCTGCACCTTGATGTGTGATAAGTAGAAAGAACGCAAGAAGGAATGTAGATccacaaaacaccagaaaccgACAACGAGTTCGTGGGGGGATGTTTGAGCGAGGTTTATCGTGAAACTGCGAGACCGTAGAACCGTTACCACCGACCAACCTGTCTGGATGACTTCCGTCCGACTAGTGTAGGCCCAacccagcacaacacaacactgaCCGACTCTCTGGACCCTTCCGACCACCGTCGGTCGTCACGAACGCGCTTTGCAGGATGAATGAATGAGACGATGAGGAGCGCTCTCCACGCAAGGAAAGCCAACAACCGCTCGCGACGGACATCCGTGGGTAAACTGGCCGAAATCGTGGCCAAGCGTCGTCGACAATCCGCTGCTCGAAGTCCGGCGGACTCACGAAGCTGGGTTTGCAGTTTCGACCTCGGGCGCTTCGTGTACTGAGTTACTACCGACTAGTAGACGCGCTGGTACTCTGCACACTCCAAGGTGGAGGAGGTGATGAGCTGTGAGAAAGTGAGAGTTTGTTTACCATGCGCGCGCATATTCAACGCTCGCTGAACATGCTAACCGTTTCCCATCCACATCCGGTGTGCTCCACCGCTTTTGGGAGGAATGGGGACGCATCTGCACGTGCGTTTggcgtgcgtgctgctgctgctgctgctggtagcaacGTGAGTGACGCCAGTGTTTGGCCTGCTCTCGCGAGATTACAGTATCAACGGTGTGACGTGATAGTTCGAGCACAAGCCACCGACACATGCTACACACGCTGCTTATCAGCTAGCGGGCTGTCGGTTGATGTGACATCTGCTACGGTCACTGGCACTGACGGCACCCTTTGCCGTGGTTGTTGGATGAGCCAAAAATAATTATCTTCTTGGGAGAATCTGAATCCAAAGGGATAACTTTGCTTTTCTATTCCCAACACCTCTTATCTGACAGCATTGTCAGCTACTATCACGTCCCGTACTATGCTTGCGTTGCTTCAAAAGCGAAAACGGACTCCATCGTGTAAGCTAAGAAGAGCGATTCCAATTTCTGCTTCATCCAAAAATGCCGAGCTGTATCAATTCCCAGTTTATGAGCAACATCCACTTCGACTGCGGCCTGTGGCGGTACTATTTCCCGTTGACATTTATGAGCTCCATCCCGCCAAAAACGCTTCATAGCCTACGCATGACGTCACGGATAGCGATGTGTTCCGGTCTATTTGTGTGCTCGATTGTGCGACCAGAGTGGTAGTGTATGTGCCCGCGACGAGTGTAGACATAACGGTGGAAGAGAGCACATCACATTTCGTTCCGAGTCAGCGACATCTTACTCGGCACCGTGAATCGAAACATTCCTTGTCGCACGTAACCGATGGCGTAATAAATTTTCTCATCCAGCGGCGAAAGCACCTTCcagtgtggcgcctccatcggcgaaggcgcctccatcgtcgaaTACGTTAGCTGACGACATTATCAGAGGGAGTTAAACTATAATGGGGCTTGGGACTTTGTGATGAGCCGCAAATCGCTTTGACGAACCGCACTGAATACCGGACCGGAAGGGAACAGAATGAAGCTTTCATcttaatttcaattattaaaGCAAACACCCTTGAGCTTCATGAGGGCTATTGTTGCCCCTTTGTGGTCTCAGCGTAGAAGGTAGcattcatcataaatcattaatGCAACTCATATTACCAACCTGTTGATACAACATGTTCGTTAAATGTATCTATTAAAGTAATTTTTCCCCTAATTCATACTCATTAGTGCGAACAAACAATTGCTCATGAATCATCGCACACAcccaccatccagccagcacccAGCATGGGAGGGATCTGCGTTTGCCGGTTCCAACGACACCGAACGATCGCCGAGCCGGCAATGGGCCAGTTGGTCATTAGCAATAACCGTTGAAGTGCTGAGCAATCAaacatcgctgctgctgctgccacttctACTGCCGGCGACACAAATCACGTCGTTTCCCGACTGTCGATGTCCTCCTGAAAATCGGTTCCTACCCTCGATGGTACTTCAGATTGATTTTACATCTCCCACTGCAACGGAACACGGCACAcgggggcggggtgggtgCCATGATAACATACCACTCCCCCGATTGCGATGATCGTTCGCTGGGCGGATGGTGCCAACACCAACTCATTCCACTTCTACACTCCACATTTCAACCGAGGATACTGTACTAGGACAATACCATTCCAACATCCTTAATGGCTATCTCCACGAACTGGGGGTGTTGTCTTTTCctatctttttgttttttttttctcttctgttgcttcCGTAATAAAGCATTCAGTGGAGCAGGCACTTCTTCGCCTCTTCTTCGACACTCTCCGAACTGATTGTCCGCCCGTATGGTAGTTATCGATTTTTCCACAGCCCGCACTCCCCttccatcaaaaaaaaaactggcccGACCTAATGTCTGCTTCTATGACGTCATTCGGTGCTTTTGATAGtgagttggtgctgctgccaggccACACCAGAAATTAGCATTTGTATGCGCTGGCAGCTAAGGAAGCGCCACTTGCTTGCTCACCGCTTGTTCCTTCTTCTGCCCCTGCCGGTGCCACGAGGCTGAGGGGCGAGAAAAGTGGATGGCCCGTTACCGGAAGTGTCGTCCTTTGACCTTCGGCTGTTGGGTGTTCCCTGTTTTGGTACACAAGATTCGAAGAGCGAGGCGAGAGTGgagcggcagtggtggtgaaggtgattgaGATCGACAAGCGACAGATGGTAGAGGCACGGCGTCGCATTGGTTGGCAGAGCAGAAAATGATTACGCGCCCGAACGCCAACAGCCATTAGTCCGGTAGGTTGATAAGTTTTTGGAATCGCTAATCAGCACGTGGTGATGGGGTTGGAATGAGGGCGCACATTTATCACACCAAGCAGCTTTAATTACAGATTTCAAAATGTGATAAAAAGTAGAAATCCAATCATTAGCTACAGATAAGATTCTTTTCCGTTCCAGTGCATCCAGAGCAACGGATCAATCCACCAGCAATAGGGTTTGTGGCACTAACGATACCATGAagctggtggtttgttttagCTTTCAGGGCATTTTTTCGTAATTTTGTCTTAACTCCCGGTCCAGCCGCCCGTTAGTCTGTGGCCGCCACGCGCAATGTTGCCCGCAGCGCAACTACCAGCGAGGAAACAGTTGCTCATAGCTGGTTTCGTAAAAGTTGAATCTAATAAACTTTTAATTTAACTACATCCATCGCtcacaccgacgacgatggcacgaATGTTATTTCAGCGCCAGTCCTTCCGCGCCAGAGGGATAACGGAGGCTTCGATTGGCGGCCGGTGTGGGAATTTCCAAAACTCGCCCCCAAGACACTGCCCGGTTGCGCCTTCATTTTCTCCGACCAACTAATTAACATCTTGTTTATTCAACATGGAGGCAGCGAAATGCCGAAGCCGTGTTGTGACCAATTCCATGCGGCAGTCCTGGTGCTGGAATCCGGAAGGTTTTCGCATCGCAGCGAAACTCGTATTTTGCTATATTACTGTCTGTGGCAGGGAGTTtcctggtggccattttgtttgtccGTTTGCTTTGCCATTGTTTGCTCGCCCCCTTCGTGGAGGCCAATCTTCGAATGTTTGTCCGATTTTTACGCCATATGTCCGAGGGGGGCCGCTGCTCCTTTACGCCGTGAATCGTGCGTACGGTGCGTTCCGTGGCAGCCTTCGCTCACCGTGCTGGCTCTGCGTTGATCTAATGAATTTATGGCTTTATTTTGGGGGCCTGTTAGTTGCCCGCTGGCGTTTATAAATTATTTCGTTCGCTATTTGGTTCACCAGGAAAGCCAGGAGTCTCCCATTGAGCACCGTGTTTGATTTAGATAAGCGATTTCATTCAACCAGCGCTTTTGTATTTCCTAAAGCACCTTGTGGCCCATGACAAATTACTTAAATGAATCTCAAATAACAAAATTACCTTATTTCTTATTCAACAGGCAGCTCCAGCCGGTGCGACTAGTGCCAGGGAATCCCCTTTTGCTCCAACAAGAACGTCCAAAAACATCGAACGAAGGAGAGAGACGCCAGCGCACACACTCATAGCAGTGGGGGCTCACGTTTATGTTCCAGCACCATGTGAAAGCATGCGATCAAGCGCGATCAACAGCTGATCATCGTGTCTTGGACGAGTCTATTCTTACGTACACAGCTCCAAGAGCCGTAATGCCACAAATACCATCAGATGCGCTGAAACCTGTTTCATGGTTCATCAGAACCCAGTCCAATCTTGCTACTTGTTCTGGATGCAGGCAACTCTTTCCAGTACTGTCGAGCGACCGGTGATTCCCAAACAGAGGTCATcccacgaaacgaaatgaagcaattgTGGTGGCTAATGGCGCTACTGGTGGTACAGGCCGGGGCGTACACAATTCCACCCGTTCGCTTTGAGTACCTAACGCCGCGTGGCTTCCGGGCCAGCATACCGGGTAAGCATAGCGTGGAGTCCATGGTCTTATCACTGCTCGTGCGTCGTAGAGACCTCTTCCTTCTAATAATCTCTCTCTACGTTGTCGAATAGACGCTCCGGGGTTACAGATGTTTGCGTTCCATGCACGAATCAACAAACCGTTTGAGCGCTTTGAGGAAGGTGATTACGCCGAGGACATCATGGGTCCGAGCATGGAACAACCGGACCAGTGGGTGTTCGATACAACCAAAGCGCTGCTCACTCCAGGTAGCATCATCTACTATTGGGTGTACGTTCAGTACGATAATGCCGGTTACTGGCTGTCCGGCCAGAAGCACACGGTTAACAAACCCAAAGCGACCGtacgaagcaccagcaccaccacgacctcTACCACTAcctcaaccacaacaacaacaacgacgacgacgccgaaaccgacgacgacgactcctgCGGCGCCTCCCTGTGGTCAAACGGCCACAACCGTcaacggtggccaaccgaGCTGTGCCGGTGCGCTGATCTTCGAGGATACATTCGACCAGAACAGTTTGGGCACGAAATGGCGCCACGAAATTCGTATCCCACTCGATACGGAGGTTCGTATTCTAACGCAACCACGATGGTCTGTGCCGGTGGCCTAATCGGTGCTTCctgttttcgttctctttctgCGCTGAAGTCAGCTGAGTTCCTGTCCTATCAGGACCACCCCGAGAACAGTTACATCGCGGGCGGTCGTCTCTTCATCGTTCCGACGCTGGTCACCATGAGCCCAGATTACACCGACGAACGTATACGGACCGGCGAACTATCACTGCAGGGGTAAGTTGCTTTCGGTTCTGCGAGTACCGCGTGGTTACAATTTTCCcggaattttccatttccccgatTGGCACAGCTGTACCTCACCGACCAACAATCCGTACGAGTGCCAGCGCAAGGCCGAGCGTGCCACCATTCTACCGCCCGTGATGTCGGCCAAATTGAGCACCAAAAACtacttccgcttccggtacGGGCGTGTCGAAATACGGGCAAAGTTGCCCAAGGGCGATTGGATATTTCCACGTAAGCATTCGATTCCTTTTTCCGGTGGATTGATAGCCGTTTAATCATTGACCCTTTGGGGTGCTCCTTTTTTGCCAGAGTTATTGCTGCAACCGTTCGAAAACTACTACGGTTATGCCGATATGGCCTCGGGACAGATGAGGATAGCGCACATTCTTGCCAACCGCATATTGGAGAGGGTAACGGATGGGAAGCAGATCGATGGTCACCGGTTGCGGGGTGGAGTACTCATCACTAATCAGGCCACCCTGAGGGGCGAGCTATTGCGCTCCAACTCGGCCGACGAGCACTTTGGCGATGCGTTCCATGTTTACGGGCTCATTTGGACACCGGACCAGATAGCGGTCACCGTCGATGGTTTCCAGTACGGTACGATCAAAACGAACCTCCGGCAATTCGCCCACCAGCGCAACCTCACACAAGCCAATCTGTGGAACGTGGAACGTCCGATGGCACCGTTTGATCGTGAGGTAAACCAAACCGTGCGCTACTCAACGACATTCCAGATTCACTCATTCCTCTTTCCACTCTTGCATTTCAGTTCTATTTGTCGTTGGGAGTAGGTGTTGGCGGTGTCAAGGATTTCCCCGATGAATCCGTTACGGGACCGTCACGAGTAGCGAAACCGTGGCGAAATACTAGCCCGAAGGCAGAATACCTTTTCTATCAGAACCGTAACACCTGGTACCGTACCTGGACCGAGCCGGAACTAACGGTAGACTATGTGCGTGTTTACGCCCTATAGGTCTATTCAAATCTATGTCTGCTCATGGCTCAGTGAACAAAATAACACAACAatcattcataaaaaaaaccgtctaCCGTCTGGGGCAGCTAGACCAAGTTAATTAGATATTGATGACAGTGCTCTGTGCGTAGTTCGCAACAAAGGTGACCATCATTGCTGCAGACAAAGTGCGTGTTAGTCTCGCGCGTACATCGCCAAACAAGCGTTCGAAAGCATAAAGATGGTCCCTTTCGTGTGGATtgctctgttgtttttttatcacaTTTCGCAACATTCCTGCATGTTTACCGTAAGATCGGAATGGTCCTGGGTACTGGCCAGTGTGACTGATCACATTCGTTCAATCGTCTACAGTACGACGAGAAAATGTGCGATGAACTGCTAACTAAGATGGATCCCCGGAATTGTTGTCAgatgccactgctgctaccgcaaCCTGTTGTCCAGCTGTGCATGAAGCGCCCAATACCTCCTTTGTTGCCCGAAGAAGTTGACCCATTGCCTTACAATGTAGCGTCTGTGGAAtgccgacaaaaaaaaccgattcgTTTATTCGAGCGACGTATCCCGTTTTTGTATGTTCTAGTGTCTGGCCGAATGTTCCCTCAATGTCACCCGTATCCTGATGATGAAACAGTTTCGTGTTGAACAGGCCCGTAAAGTATTACTGGCACGTGTTGGCAATGATCCGGCCTGGACGGAAGTCATCGAACGTGCTGTGGCCAGGTGTTACAAACAACAGATTGTCAGTATGGCGTACTTTTCAGtctgaaatttgaaaattgaaattttcgcTTTAATTCCAGCTGAATTCATTCTATTTACAAGATGTGGCTCAGAACAGAATCTCCTCCCAGTGCGTTCCATCGTCTGCCGCATTCATGGGATGCGTATTTGCCATAATGTACCGGGTGAGCGTTCAGTTGGGCACAATGTCCTGCTCTGCGTCCTGCACTATAGCGTATGCTTTTGCCACTGTTTCCGTAGGA
Proteins encoded in this region:
- the LOC126576906 gene encoding uncharacterized protein LOC126576906; protein product: MDPRNCCQMPLLLPQPVVQLCMKRPIPPLLPEEVDPLPYNCLAECSLNVTRILMMKQFRVEQARKVLLARVGNDPAWTEVIERAVARCYKQQILNSFYLQDVAQNRISSQCVPSSAAFMGCVFAIMYRRMLLPLFP
- the LOC126574612 gene encoding beta-1,3-glucan-binding protein 2, yielding MKQLWWLMALLVVQAGAYTIPPVRFEYLTPRGFRASIPDAPGLQMFAFHARINKPFERFEEGDYAEDIMGPSMEQPDQWVFDTTKALLTPGSIIYYWVYVQYDNAGYWLSGQKHTVNKPKATVRSTSTTTTSTTTSTTTTTTTTTPKPTTTTPAAPPCGQTATTVNGGQPSCAGALIFEDTFDQNSLGTKWRHEIRIPLDTESAEFLSYQDHPENSYIAGGRLFIVPTLVTMSPDYTDERIRTGELSLQGCTSPTNNPYECQRKAERATILPPVMSAKLSTKNYFRFRYGRVEIRAKLPKGDWIFPQLLLQPFENYYGYADMASGQMRIAHILANRILERVTDGKQIDGHRLRGGVLITNQATLRGELLRSNSADEHFGDAFHVYGLIWTPDQIAVTVDGFQYGTIKTNLRQFAHQRNLTQANLWNVERPMAPFDREFYLSLGVGVGGVKDFPDESVTGPSRVAKPWRNTSPKAEYLFYQNRNTWYRTWTEPELTVDYVRVYAL